A region from the Triticum urartu cultivar G1812 chromosome 1, Tu2.1, whole genome shotgun sequence genome encodes:
- the LOC125556487 gene encoding trafficking protein particle complex subunit 13 translates to MSSPYTGAHQPSPAPHQLPAAQQNHSLAFRVMRLSRPSLRPDPAALLRFDPRDVFLPEDALTSPDPSAAADFLQGLLQPPDSGAATTVPGDFTFRDRFLLHDTADALASPGLLVLPQAFGAIYLGETFCSYISINNSSGLEAREVIIKAEIQTERQRILLLDTSKSPVESIRSGGRYDFIVEHDVKELGAHTLVCTALYNDGDAERKYLPQFFKFTVSNPLSVRTKVRTIKDTTYLEACIENHTKSNLYMDQVDFEPAQQWSATILEADEHPSVVKSTIRDLCKQPILIRAAGGIYNYLYQLRPSSDEPGQIKTEGSSILGKFQITWRTNLGEPGRLQTQNIHSTPTPSKDVDLRAVKIPPVIFLERPFMVNLCLTNQTEKTVGPFEVFLAPSVSGEQKTVLVNGLQKLVLPLVEAFESINFDLSMVATQLGVQKISGITLYAVQERKHYEPLPDIEIFVDAE, encoded by the exons ATGTCGTCGCCCTACACCGGCGCGCACCAGCCGTCCCCGGCGCCGCACCAGCTGCCGGCGGCGCAGCAGAACCATTCGCTGGCGTTCCGCGTGATGCGGCTGTCCCGCCCTTCGCTGCGGCCCGACCCGGCGGCGCTCCTCCGCTTCGACCCCCGCGACGTCTTCCTCCCCGAGGACGCGCTCACGTCCCCCGacccctccgccgccgccgacttTCTTCAAGGCCTGCTCCAACCGCCCGACTCCGGCGCAGCAACCACCGTCCCCGGGGACTTCACCTTCCGCGATCGCTTCCTCCTCCACGACACCGCCGACGCCCTCGCGTCCCCCGGCCTCCTCGTCCTCCCACAGGCCTTCGG GGCGATCTATTTGGGGGAGACATTCTGCAGCTACATCAGCATCAACAACAGCTCCGGCTTGGAAGCCAGGGAAGTCATAATCAAG GCAGAAATACAAACCGAGAGACAGAGGATACTTCTCCTGGATACATCGAAATCGCCTGTTGAATCGATTCGATCAGGGGGTAGATATGATTTTATCGTGGAGCATGATGTCAAAGAACTTGGCGCACATAC GCTTGTCTGTACTGCTTTATATAACGATGGTGATGCGGAGCGTAAATATCTTCCTCAGTTCTTCAAGTTCACTGTTTCAAACCCATTGTCTGTTCGAACAAAG GTTCGCACCATCAAG GATACTACATACCTGGAAGCCTGCATAGAGAATCATACAAAATCTAACCTTTACATGGATCAAGTAGATTTTGAACCTGCCCAACAGTGGAGCGCTACAATACTGGAAGCTGATGAACACCCCTCAGTGGTGAAGTCTACAATACG GGACCTCTGCAAACAACCAATTCTGATTAGAGCGGCAGGAGGAATATACAATTACCTATATCAGCTCAGACCATCGTCCGATGAGCCTGGTCAAATCAAGACAGAGGGTAGCAGCATACTTGGTAAATTTCAGATTACATGGCGGACAAATCTTGGTGAACCAGGCCGCCTGCAAACTCAGAACATTCATAGCACT CCTACTCCAAGCAAAGATGTTGACCTTCGTGCCGTGAAAATTCCACCTGTTATATTTCTAGAAAGACCATTTATG GTCAATCTATGCCTTACAAATCAAACAGAGAAAACAGTTGGCCCTTTTGAAGTATTTCTAGCTCCAAGCGTATCTGGTGAACAAAAAACTGTTCTGGTCAATGGATTACAGAAGTTG GTTTTGCCATTAGTGGAGGCTTTTGAGTCCATCAACTTTGACCTG AGCATGGTAGCTACCCAACTTGGCGTGCAAAAGATCTCTGGAATTACATTGTATGCTGTGCAGGAAAGGAAGCACTACGAACCTTTGCCAGACATAGAG ATTTTTGTCGACGCGGAATAG